A genome region from Penicillium psychrofluorescens genome assembly, chromosome: 3 includes the following:
- a CDS encoding uncharacterized protein (ID:PFLUO_005163-T1.cds;~source:funannotate), whose product MSVNPKLIEYHYDLGGLERQITTKSPEAQIWFNRGLTWSYAFNHQEAVTCFERAIALDGTCAMAHWGLAYALGPNYNQSWEFFGEKLEDVVSRTYKASRKAQALASSVTPVEQVLITAMQARYQSEQPASMEQYASQNRAYAEAMEAVYHVFGDDLDVATLYADALVNLTPWKLWNLETGEPNPGTRTLDAKAVLEKALAQKDAYQHPGLLHVYIHLIEMSPTPELGLQAADQLRELVPDSGHVHHMPSHLDLLVGDYRGAIRANQHATRADEKFLAYNGPANFYTVYRMHNYHTLIYAAMFAGQKQVALSAADRLQATLPEELLAPMADWLEIFMSVRSHVMVRFGMWDEIIERPLPDDPELYCVTTATAHYAKGVAYAAMGNVEAAEKERENYKEALSRVPETRLDFPNKCVDLLAVGTAMLDGEVEYRKGNHEQAFEHLRHSIELDDGLGYSEPWSWMQPARHPYAALLLEQGRVQEAADVYRADLGLDGSLIRARQHPNNVWALQGYHECLLRLERTAEARVIEPQLKVALAIADVPVQSSCFCRNDTSQAPEAVKELFSQSSLCCQTGKE is encoded by the coding sequence ATGTCAGTCAATCCTAAGTTGATCGAGTATCACTATGACTTGGGCGGCCTTGAACGgcagatcaccaccaagagTCCTGAGGCCCAGATCTGGTTCAACCGTGGGTTGACATGGTCCTATGCCTTCAACCACCAGGAGGCGGTGACCTGCTTTGAGAGAGCCATTGCGCTTGATGGCACCTGTGCCATGGCCCATTGGGGTCTGGCATATGCCCTCGGTCCGAACTATAATCAGTCGTGGGAGTTCTTCGGCGAAAAACTCGAAGACGTGGTCAGCCGCACCTATAAAGCCTCGCGCAAGGCACAGGCTCTCGCCAGTAGTGTGACACCCGTCGAGCAGGTGCTCATCACCGCAATGCAGGCTCGCTACCAGAGCGAACAACCTGCTAGTATGGAACAGTATGCGTCGCAGAATCGCGCCTACGCTGAAGCAATGGAAGCCGTGTATCATGTCTTcggcgatgatctcgacgtGGCAACCCTGTATGCAGATGCCCTGGTCAACTTGACCCCCTGGAAGCTCTGGAATCTGGAAACCGGGGAGCCCAACCCGGGAACGCGGACGCTTGATGCCAAAGCTgtgctggagaaggcacTCGCCCAGAAGGATGCCTATCAGCACCCGGGTCTGCTGCACGTATACATTCACTTGATCGAAATGTCGCCGACACCGGAACTGGGCCTGCAAGCAGCCGaccagctgcgcgagctggTCCCAGATAGTGGCCATGTACACCACATGCCCTCGCATCTAGACTTGTTGGTTGGTGACTACCGAGGCGCCATCCGGGCCAACCAGCATGCCACTCGCGCAGACGAGAAGTTCCTGGCATACAATGGCCCGGCAAATTTCTATACGGTTTATCGTATGCACAACTATCACACGCTCATATATGCTGCGATGTTTGCGGGCCAGAAACAGGTTGCTTTAAGCGCGGCAGACCGGCTGCAGGCGACCCTCCCAGAAGAGCTACTCGCCCCGATGGCAGACTGGCTCGAGATATTCATGAGCGTGCGGTCGCATGTCATGGTACGGTTCGGCATGTGGGACGAAATCATTGAAAGGCCGCTGCCTGATGACCCAGAACTGTACTGTGTCACGACTGCAACCGCCCACTATGCCAAGGGTGTCGCTTACGCCGCAATGGGGAATGTCGAGGCTGCGGAAAAGGAGCGTGAGAATTATAAAGAAGCACTCTCGCGTGTTCCTGAGACACGCCTGGATTTTCCTAACAAGTGTGTCGACCTCCTAGCCGTGGGGACGGCCATGCTGGACGGCGAGGTGGAGTACCGAAAAGGGAACCACGAGCAGGCGTTCGAGCACCTGCGCCACTCGATCGAACTGGACGACGGGCTCGGATACAGTGAACCTTGGAGCTGGATGCAGCCTGCCCGTCATCCGTATGCGGCACTCCTGCTGGAACAGGGCCGTGTCCAAGAGGCAGCAGATGTATACCGAGCGGATCTGGGCCTGGACGGCTCCTTGATTCGGGCACGTCAGCATCCGAACAATGTTTGGGCACTGCAAGGATACCATGAGTGCTTACTGCGTCTGGAACGCACAGCTGAGGCTCGGGTAATTGAGCCTCAGTTGAAGGTGGCTCTTGCCATCGCCGATGTCCCAGTGCAGTCATCGTGCTTTTGCCGGAATGACACCTCGCAGGCTCCCGAAGCTGTGAAGGAGCTATTCAGCCAAAGCTCTTTGTGCTGTCAGACCGGAAAGGAGTAA
- a CDS encoding uncharacterized protein (ID:PFLUO_005167-T1.cds;~source:funannotate), which translates to MLSASQVTALLQNSSVTILDGELGDTATMSLSEETLQLLKSTVHIVIHAASAVNLGSSLREMSYTDMAPSLCLIRYALKFPNLERFVFVSTAYANAHLRKSSTSSDVPVEEKIYPLDGEKEDYYASAVQAWKQVQRTGSSEEYEAHDFPWPYGYGKHLSERLLLHQASERDALDKLLIIRPSLIGPAEEFPVPGFASPHSMSSTRLAAAYMLHPGRRITLATRCKDPHTESTIDEVPVDVVVDRLLVHTALGTAGCVHAVSGEKGRQSVEDWWRALNKERRLPWSLKLVWDSEDWHSPGLHRSERISKIVGASYAFSEEKTVQAVRKLGGGVDEKEKMRLGSFFRALFFGVETGHIYPVALQMARKKNWPACSVRLLCRKGKTAAT; encoded by the exons ATGCTCTCCGCCTCGCAGGTCACAGCGCTCCTCCAAAACTCGAGCGTCACGATCCTCGACGGCGAACTAGGCGACACAGCAACAATGAGTCTCTCCGAGGAGacgctccagctcctgaAAAGCACAGTGcacatcgtcatccacgCAGCCAGCGCTGTGAACCTTGGATCCTCCCTACGAGAAATGTCCTACACAGACATGGCGCCCAGCCTATGTCTGATCCGCTACGCGCTCAAATTCCCCAATCTCGAGCGCTTCGTGTTCGTATCGACAGCGTACGCAAATGCCCATCTCCGCAAATCAAGCACCTCGTCTGATGTCCCCGTCGAGGAAAAGATATACCCCCTCGACGGTGAGAAAGAGGACTACTACGCCAGTGCCGTGCAAGCGTGGAAACAGGTGCAGCGAACGGGTTCGTCAGAGGAATACGAAGCGCACGATTTCCCCTGGCCCTACGGGTACGGGAAACATCTCAGCGAGAGACTTCTTCTGCACCAGGCGTCGGAGCGGGACGCACTGGACAAGCTATTGATCATCCGGCCTTCGCTCATCGGCCCAGCCGAGGAGTTTCCGGTCCCCGGCTTTGCGAGTCCGCACTCAATGTCCTCGACAAGACTGGCGGCCGCGTACATGCTGCACCCGGGCCGGAGGATCACGCTCGCGACGCGGTGCAAGGATCCGCACACGGAATCTACGATTGACGAAGTCCCCGTCGATGTCGTCGTGGATCGTCTGCTTGTGCATACTGCCCTCGGCACGGCGGGGTGCGTGCACGCCGTCAGCGGAGAAAAGGGTCGGCAGAGTGTCGAGGACTGGTGGCGAGCCCTGAATAAAGAGAGACGGCTGCCGTGGAGCTTGAAGTTGGTGTGGGACTCGGAGGACTGGCATTCGCCCGGTCTGCATCGCTCGGAGAGGATCTCCAAGATAGTCGGTGCGTCGTACGCGTTTTCGGAGGAGAAAACTGTACAAGCGGTTCGGAAACTGGGTGGTGGGGTTgatgaaaaggaaaagatGCGTCTG GGATCCTTCTTCCGGGCCCTTTTCTTTGGCGTCGAGACGGGGCATATCTATCCTGTTGCACTgcagatggcgaggaagaaaaacTGGCCGGCTTGTTCGGTGAGGCTGCTGTGTCGGAAGGGGAAGACAGCTGCGACGTAG
- a CDS encoding uncharacterized protein (ID:PFLUO_005164-T1.cds;~source:funannotate) has translation MAFSTYDVTILTAKGALESLANILHIGEKHPNANALLAARLADDMKPLTFQVHIVTVLSEIIVARLTGREKINYEDDLSSFAEMYQRIDQVLKALDEADKDEVNKRGEQSEMTAVFSIEKEMTGSALAHGVCIPNIFFHLSTAYAILRKEGVPLEKRDYLMPLLTKHLTL, from the coding sequence ATGGCCTTTTCAACTTACGATGTAACCATTCTCACGGCCAAAGGCGCCTTGGAATCCCTAGCCAATATTCTCCACATAGGCGAGAAGCACCCCAATGCCAACGCCTTGCTCGCCGCCCGACTGGCCGACGACATGAAGCCCTTGACCTTCCAAGTCCACATCGTGACTGTATTGTCAGAGATCATAGTGGCAAGGCTGACCGGTCGCGAGAAAATCAACTATGAGGACGACCTCTCTTCGTTCGCCGAAATGTATCAACGCATCGACCAGGTGTTGAAAgccctcgacgaggccgacaagGATGAAGTCAATAAGCGTGGCGAGCAATCTGAAATGACTGCCGTGTTTTCAATCGAAAAAGAAATGACCGGTTCCGCGCTGGCGCACGGGGTTTGCATCCccaacatcttcttccatctgAGCACGGCCTATGCCATCTTGCGAAAGGAGGGGGTGCCGCTCGAAAAAAGGGACTATCTCATGCCTCTCCTTACCAAACATCTCACTTTATAA
- a CDS encoding uncharacterized protein (ID:PFLUO_005166-T1.cds;~source:funannotate), which translates to MQQTFLILLAAVVTAHASGLGGSEWDAAYDKARAALGKLNQTEKVGIVTGVEWMHGPCVGNTFQPSSIDYPSLCLQDSPLGIRLTHPVTAFPAGINAGATWDRALIHARGVAMGAEAKGLGVNVQLGPVAGPLGKLPDGGRIWEGFSNDPYLSGVAMEESIQGMQSSGVQACAKHIIGNEQEYNRYAISSNIDDRTLHELYLWPFVNAVKANVASVMCSYNKFNEQWACESDSLLNGIMKTELGFRGYIMSDWNAQHSTANSANSGLDMTMPGSDFNAPPGSVFWGPNLVNAIAQGEVLESRLDDMATRILASWYLIGQDQNYPPVAFSSWNGSQANVDVTADHKNVARAVARDSIVLLKNDDNVLPLSKPKSLAIIGSDAIVNPAGPNACSDRGCDTGTLAMGWGSGTAEFPYLVGPLDAIKSQAAADGTTIVTSTTDDATPAASAAAAADTAIVFINSDSGEGYITVEGNAGDRNNLDPWHNGNQLVQAVAGVNKNVIVVCHSVGPVILETILAQPNVKAIVWPGIPGQESGNALVDVLYGSTSPSGKLPYSIAKQFSDYGTNWTTSLEDNFTEGLFIDYRHFDENYITPRYEFGYGLTYTNFTYSQLKIQVNTTTGVISGPIVPGGHQESFLSIGSISVNVTNSGRVAGAEVAQLYIGLPSSAPSTPPKQLRGFQKLPLAPGQQGNATFELSRRDVAYWDVNQKSWVVPNGTFKVFINGGDQEHPDPQQAVPDRFRAHIARLKGLPSLRKVVLRLDEFPGFGLQRIPFVESVIKLVFAALVSFSVLPQSLNIHNMPMVNPDDSVVRTNITKVLKNLHALRLKVVSDFDPHALDNNFWMPEPHTFFTELPSTWLAPTTSTLRHLTLCSDMYFGFFPKLDLKDIYFPHLKTLSLNKYTFFHDKQLDWILSHASTLTEIYLDDCPLIYEIAVSNQNKARCNLENHEWFRRDNDPSSIWGYRYARRWNDYFDSFREKLPYLRHFRMGYDIWLRKGPPFEYETEIPLWLVDERMQGFHDGVSVGSPYVVLECMDMHFEETEGFIEYDEWGRDWGLDDEKSYVALLEKIGQKEKLDM; encoded by the exons ATGCAGCAAACTTTTCTGATCCTACTGGCAGCTGTCGTGACTGCCCATGCATCTGGCTTGGGCGGATCCGAATGGGATGCCGCCTACGACAAGGCTAGGGCAGCCCTCGGCAAGCTGAACCAGACTGAAAAAGTCGGCATCGTCACGGGAGTGGAATGGATGCACGGCCCATGTGTCGGCAATACCTTTCAGCCAAGCTCCATCGACTATCCCTCTCTGTGTTTGCAAGACTCGCCTTTGGGAATTCGTCTCACCCACCCGGTGACTGCCTTCCCCGCAGGCATCAACGCCGGTGCGACATGGGATCGAGCTCTTATCCACGCCCGCGGTGTCGCCATGGGTGCCGAAGCCAAGGGTCTCGGTGTCAACGTGCAACTCGGTCCCGTTGCGGGGCCTCTAGGCAAGCTCCCCGACGGCGGACGGATCTGGGAGGGTTTCTCGAACGACCCCTATCTCAGTGGTGTGGCCATGGAGGAGTCCATTCAGGGCATGCAAAGCTCCGGCGTTCAAGCCTGCGCTAAG CACATCATCGGCAATGAGCAAGAGTACAATCGCTACGCTATCAGTTCAAATATTGACGACCGCACTCTGCACGAGCTCTACCTCTGGCCCTTCGTGAACGCCGTCAAAGCCAACGTAGCTTCGGTCATGTGCTCTTACAACAAGTTCAACGAGCAGTGGGCCTGTGAGAGTGATAGTCTGCTCAACGGCATCATGAAAACCGAGCTAGGGTTCCGCGGCTACATCATGAGCGATTGGAATGCGCAACACTCCACGGCCAACAGCGCCAATTCCGGCCTGGACATGACTATGCCCGGCAGTGATTTCAACGCCCCTCCTGGTAGCGTCTTCTGGGGCCCCAATCTCGTAAATGCTATCGCTCAAGGAGAAGTACTCGAGTCCCGGCTTGATGACATGGCGACGCGCATCCTTGCCTCGTGGTACTTGATTGGTCAGGATCAGAATTATCCCCCGGTTGCATTCAGCTCCTGGAATGGTAGCCAGGCCAATGTGGACGTGACGGCCGATCATAAGAACGTCGCGAGAGCGGTGGCCCGCGATTCTATTGTTTTGCTGAAGAACGACGATAATGTTCTGCCTCTGAGTAAGCCCAAGAGTCTAGCGATTATAGGATCAGACGCCATTGTCAACCCTGCCGGGCCCAATGCTTGCAGTGACCGTGGCTGTGACACTGGCACTCTAGCCATGGGATGGGGCAGTGGTACTGCGGAGTTCCCG TATCTTGTCGGCCCTCTCGATGCTATAAAGTCTCAGGCTGCGGCTGATGGCACCACTATCGTTACCAGCACTACCGACGACGCTACCCCCGCTGCTtcggctgcggctgcggctgaTACCGCCATTGTCTTTATCAACTCGGACTCTGGTGAAGG CTACATCACCGTGGAAGGCAACGCCGGTGACCGCAACAACCTCGATCCCTGGCACAATGGCAACCAACTCGTCCAGGCTGTGGCGGGAGTAAACAAAAACGTCATCGTTGTCTGCCACAGCGTTGGCCCCGTCATTCTGGAGACCATTCTGGCGCAACCCAACGTCAAAGCCATCGTCTGGCCCGGTATTCCCGGCCAGGAGAGCGGTAACGCGCTCGTCGATGTCTTGTACGGTTCTACCTCCCCGAGCGGCAAGCTGCCTTATTCTATAGCCAAGCAGTTTAGTGACTACGGTACCAACTGGACGACATCTCTGGAAGACAACTTTACCGAGGGTCTCTTCATTGACTACCGCCACTTTGATGAAAACTACATCACTCCTCGTTACGAATTCGGCTACGGGTTGA CATACACCAACTTCACTTACTCCCAGCTCAAGATCCAAGTCAACACCACAACCGGCGTCATTTCGGGCCCAATTGTTCCTGGAGGTCACCAGGAAAGCTTCCTTAGCATCGGCTCCATTTCCGTGAACGTTACAAACAGCGGCCGTGTTGCCGGCGCCGAAGTTGCCCAGCTCTATATCGGGCTCCCCAGTAGCGCGCCCTCGACGCCTCCCAAGCAGCTAAGAGGATTCCAAAAGTTGCCGCTCGCTCCTGGCCAGCAGGGAAATGCCACCTTTGAGCTTAGTCGTCGCGACGTCGCCTACTGGGACGTGAACCAGAAGTCCTGGGTGGTGCCCAACGGCACTTTCAAAGT GTTCATTAACGGTGGAGACCAGGAACATCCGGATCCGCAGCAAGCGGTCCCTGACCGGTTCAGAGCTCATATTGCCCGCTTAAAGGGCTTGCCATCCCTACGCAAGGTAGTCTTGCGCCTTGATGAGTTCCCGGGCTTTGGATTGCAGCGCATTCCATTCGTTGAGAGTGTCATCAAGCTGGTTTTTGCCGCACTGGTATCATTCTCCGTGCTTCCGCAGAGCTTGAATATTCACAATATGCCAATGGTAAATCCGGACGACTCTGTGGTCCGGACCAATATCACAAAAGTCCTAAAGAACCTACACGCCCTCCGTCTCAAAGTCGTCAGCGATTTTGACCCGCATGCGCTGGACAACAACTTCTGG ATGCCGGAGCCGCATACATTCTTTACCGAACTTCCCTCAACCTGGCTTGCGCCTACCACGTCCACCCTCCGCCACCTCACGCTCTGCAGTGATATGTATTTTGGATTCTTCCCTAAACTAGATCTCAAGGATATCTACTTTCCGCATCTCAAGACCCTCTCGCTCAACAAGTATACCTTCTTCCATGACAAGCAGCTTGACTGGATCCTCTCGCACGCGTCCACCTTGACCGAGATCTATCTTGACGACTGTCCTTTGATATATGAAATAGCAGTCTCCAACCAGAACAAGGCCCGTTGCAACCTCGAAAACCATGAGTGGTTCCGCCGCGACAATGACCCTTCCAGCATTTGGGGCTACCGGTACGCGCGTCGCTGGAACGACTACTTCGATTCATTCCGGGAAAAATTGCCTTATCTGCGTCATTTCCGAATGGGATATGATATCTGGCTCCGAAAGGGCCCTCCGTTCGAGTACGAGACAGAAATCCCTCTGTGGCTGGTGGACGAACGGATGCAGGGGTTTCATGACGGAGTGAGCGTTGGATCCCCATACGTGGTTCTAGAATGCATGGACATGCATTTTGAAGAAACAGAGGGATTTATCGAGTACGACGAATGGGGCAGAGACTGGGGATTAGACGATGAGAAGTCGTACGTGGCATTGTTAGAAAAGATTGGGCAGAAGGAAAAGCTCGATATGTAG
- a CDS encoding uncharacterized protein (ID:PFLUO_005165-T1.cds;~source:funannotate): protein MNVLGQTLKLKMTKDYYVMGQFSKFVPRGAIALSTSASFDIEVEQKIATAVFLKPDHSRTVIIYNGFPQHGNDTVDFTSGESWTGQVYRESMMTWVLPLVKG from the coding sequence ATGAACGTTCTTGGTCAGACCTTAAAACTGAAGATGACCAAGGATTACTACGTGATGGGCCAGTTCTCCAAGTTCGTGCCGCGAGGCGCCATTGCACTCTCTACTTCGGCCAGCTTCGATATCGAAGTCGAGCAGAAAATCGCGACGGCCGTGTTCTTGAAACCCGACCACTCGAGGACGGTAATCATCTATAACGGCTTCCCGCAGCATGGAAACGATACCGTTGACTTTACCAGTGGGGAGTCCTGGACTGGCCAAGTCTACCGAGAGTCTATGATGACCTGGGTTTTGCCACTTGTGAAGGGTTAA
- a CDS encoding uncharacterized protein (ID:PFLUO_005162-T1.cds;~source:funannotate), with protein sequence MGSMAKSPYPPGIHVPSLTWFTSDGTQSVDWDLQERHIEFLVRSGVHGIVIAGTNGEAATLIPEEKSRLVRLTRTTAQKLGRPDLPITCGTFGGCTQAIIQDTKLSAESGADFALVLVPSFFHFALDSGAIIGFFQEVATASPIPLIIYNFPGVAAGLNVNSEMLETLGEHPNIAAVKLTCGSIASVARTAAKFGRALNGNPDFVALAGQSEWLVPCLSVGGAGCITGVGNLYPKACVELYNLYTSGQTTKAEQLQLQVAVSEWGFGKEGISGTKWVVAKCLGYPEESAWCRRPYPKFLNEEKRAWVAKHVKALEKAEGEL encoded by the exons ATGGGTTCAATGGCCAAATCCCCTTATCCTCCGGGCATCCACGTCCCCAGCCTGACATGGTTCACGTCGGACGGCACTCAATCTGTCGATTGGGACCTGCAAGAACGGCACATTGAATTTCTTGTCCGCAGTGGTGTGCATGGAATTGTCATTGCAGGCACCAATGGCGAAGCAGCCACTTTGATCCCGGAAGAGAAATCGAGATTGGTGCGCCTTACTCGGACCACGGCGCAGAAGCTCGGTCGACCCGACCTGCCCATTACATGTGGTACATTCGGAGGATGCACGCAAGCCATTATCCAAGACACAAAGCTGTCGGCTGAATCCGGCGCGGACTTTGCTCTAGTGCTGGTGCCCTCATTCTTCCATTTCGCGTTGGATAGCGGCGCGATTATCGGCTTCTTTCAGGAGGTTGCTACAGCATCGCCGATTCCTCTCATCATCTATAACTTCCCCGGAGTCGCGGCTGGGCTTAATGTCAATTCAGAAATGTTGGAGACGCTAGGCGAGCATCCCAATATCGCGGCTGTGAAGCTGACGTGTGGGTCCATTGCGTCCGTTGCAAGAACAGCGGCCAAGTTTGGACGAGCGCTAAATGGGAATCCTGACTTTGTGGCCCTGGCTGGTCAAAGTGAGTGGTTAGTGCCGTGTCTGAGCGTTGGTGGTGCCGGATGCATTACAGGTGTTGGAAATTTATACCCCAAG GCCTGCGTTGAATTATACAATCTGTACACTTCCGGTCAGACCACCAAGGCAGAGCAACTACAGCTTCAGGTGGCCGTTTCCGAGTGGGGGTTTGGGAAAGAAGGCATCAGTGGGACCAAATGGGTTGTTGCAAAGTGCCTTGGCTACCCAGAAGAGAGCGCTTGGTGCCGAAGACCCTATCCAAAGTTTTTGAACGAGGAAAAACGTGCCTGGGTTGCCAAGCACGTGAAGGCGCTTGAGAAAGCAGAAGGCGAGCTTTGA